In Nitrospirota bacterium, the following are encoded in one genomic region:
- a CDS encoding C40 family peptidase, with protein MFKGILIFLSFSLIFVAEGFAESYRIKKGDTLYSISKKYKLSIEEIKEVNGLEDDSLRAGEFITIPVPEGSPTRDPKFVEEVNASNQGSVEAEETSGTEHRAQTSALLRTVYIVKKEDTLSRIARDNGLTVRELKRLNDLKSSAVKLGQRLNLYVKDDAAPSTEMHVSKVKSKRKIEIDEAELENLDEKERVVLFAKKFLNIPYRFGGTTLMGIDCSAYVQKVYNFFNIPLPRTAREQFNVGDGVDKDDLTIGDLVFFKTYATFPSHVGIYIGNDLFIHASRRARKVKISNLNHPYYVKRFIGAKRIFEPEEGKDNLNQPS; from the coding sequence ATGTTCAAAGGTATTTTAATTTTTTTATCTTTTTCTTTAATCTTTGTAGCTGAAGGCTTTGCTGAAAGTTATAGAATTAAAAAAGGCGACACACTTTACAGCATTTCCAAAAAATATAAGCTATCAATAGAGGAAATTAAAGAGGTCAACGGCCTTGAGGATGATAGCCTCAGGGCAGGGGAGTTTATAACAATTCCTGTCCCAGAGGGATCTCCGACAAGAGACCCCAAATTTGTCGAGGAGGTTAATGCATCAAATCAGGGATCTGTCGAGGCGGAGGAAACCTCGGGGACAGAACACAGAGCACAGACTTCAGCACTATTAAGGACTGTTTATATTGTAAAAAAGGAGGATACCCTCAGCAGGATTGCCAGAGATAACGGCCTTACTGTGAGGGAATTAAAAAGACTTAACGACCTCAAAAGTAGTGCTGTCAAACTAGGCCAGAGATTAAACCTTTACGTTAAAGATGATGCAGCACCAAGTACTGAGATGCACGTTTCGAAAGTTAAATCCAAGAGAAAGATTGAAATTGATGAAGCCGAATTAGAGAACCTTGACGAAAAAGAAAGGGTGGTGCTTTTTGCAAAGAAATTTCTGAATATCCCGTACAGGTTTGGCGGGACAACACTTATGGGCATTGACTGCTCGGCTTATGTCCAGAAGGTTTATAATTTCTTCAATATCCCGCTTCCGAGGACAGCGAGGGAGCAGTTTAACGTAGGAGATGGTGTTGATAAGGATGACCTTACAATCGGTGACCTTGTATTTTTCAAAACCTATGCCACATTCCCGTCTCACGTCGGCATTTATATAGGTAATGATCTTTTTATTCATGCCTCCAGAAGGGCCAGGAAGGTCAAGATAAGCAATCTCAATCATCCATATTATGTAAAAAGATTTATCGGAGCAAAGAGGATTTTTGAACCAGAAGAGGGCAAAGACAATCTTAATCAGCCCTCATAG